The bacterium nucleotide sequence TTTTGGCCGCTCAGCGCCTGGGCATCCGCAAGGTGCTCCTGCCCAAGGCCAACGAGAAGGACCTGCCCGAGCTGCCCGAGCCGGTGCGCAAGGGTCTGGAGCTGGTCTTCGTCGAGCACATCGACGAGCTGCTCGCGCACGCCCTCGTCGAATCGCCGCTCGACGCGCGCCGGCGGGCGGGCAAGACGGGCAAGGCGCAGCGCGGGCCGGTCGGCCGGCGCAGCGGGGCGAGGGCGCACGCCTAGCGGGGAGCGAGGCCCATGGGCCGCTTCGAGCAGCTCGTCTACGAGATCAGCGCGACGAGCCTGTCCGGCTGCCCGGCCGAGGCTTGGCCGGAGGTGGCCGTCTCGGGCCGCTCGAACGTGGGCAAGAGCAGCCTCCTCAACCGCCTGGCGGCCAAGAAGGCGCTGGCCCGCGTGAGCCAGCGGCCCGGCAAGACCCAGGCCCTCAACTTCTTCCGTCTCGGCGAGAGCCGGGCCCGGCTCGTGGATCTGCCCGGCTACGGCTACGCCGAAGTGCCGCGCGCGGTGCAGGACGCCTGGCGCCGCTTCATGACCGACTACCTCGAGCGGCGCGCGCAGCTCGCGGGGCTCGTGCAGCTCGTCGACAGCCGCCACGCACCGACGGC carries:
- a CDS encoding YihA family ribosome biogenesis GTP-binding protein — translated: MGRFEQLVYEISATSLSGCPAEAWPEVAVSGRSNVGKSSLLNRLAAKKALARVSQRPGKTQALNFFRLGESRARLVDLPGYGYAEVPRAVQDAWRRFMTDYLERRAQLAGLVQLVDSRHAPTALDRQMIEWLQARGLPFLLVLTKADKLKRSERQPALAGARAALALPAEQPALLFSAEDGTGRPELIAWIDGQLTRWRPAATAAAEAADAAPPAG